In Azospirillaceae bacterium, a genomic segment contains:
- a CDS encoding Lrp/AsnC family transcriptional regulator — translation MGKSSLDAADLRILDTLQRNGRLSNVDLAEAVGLSPSPCLRRVKDLEDQGYIQGYAAILDRRRLGLGVVAFVEVKIDQNAEGDAVFRRLVSQIPEVVSCFVMTGTMDYLVQVVVTDLEAFAEVSMKRLLQIPGVKDVRSSFVLDVVKHSTAVPLPSAADLARD, via the coding sequence ATGGGTAAATCGTCGCTGGATGCGGCAGATCTGCGCATCCTGGATACGCTGCAGCGCAACGGGCGCCTTTCCAATGTGGATCTGGCGGAGGCGGTGGGCCTGTCGCCGTCCCCCTGTCTGCGCCGGGTGAAGGATCTGGAGGACCAGGGCTACATCCAGGGCTACGCCGCCATCCTGGACCGCCGCCGCCTGGGCCTGGGCGTGGTCGCCTTCGTCGAGGTCAAGATCGACCAGAACGCGGAAGGCGACGCCGTGTTCCGCCGCCTGGTCAGCCAGATACCCGAGGTGGTGTCCTGCTTCGTCATGACCGGCACCATGGATTACCTGGTGCAGGTGGTGGTGACGGACCTGGAGGCCTTCGCCGAGGTGTCGATGAAAAGGCTGCTGCAGATTCCGGGGGTGAAGGACGTGCGCTCCAGCTTCGTGCTGGACGTGGTCAAGCACTCCACCGCCGTGCCGCTGCCGTCCGCCGCCGACCTGGCGCGCGACTGA
- the hppD gene encoding 4-hydroxyphenylpyruvate dioxygenase has protein sequence MSTPNDTPATPVAEAVAGGALWDNPLGTDGFEFVEYTAEDTEALGRLFEGMGFTKVARHRSKNVVLYRQNDINFIVNGEKDSLAQRFATAHGPSACAMAFRVQDAAQALKHAVEQGAVEVKGTNGPMELNIPAIEGIGGSLLYLVDRYNSPNIYDIDFVPIEGVDQRPAGAGLTVIDHLTHNVRKGNMDPISDFYGRIFNFRQIRYFDITGEYTGLTSRALTAPCGKIRIPINESKSDAGSDKLDQIQEFIEAYKGEGIQHIALLTDDIIATWDKLKAGGVKFMSPPPDTYYEMLEERLPGHGQPVDELKKRGILLDGKDNRYLLQIFTETAIGPIFFEIIQRKGDEGFGEGNFRALFVSMERDQIRRGVLKVAE, from the coding sequence ATGTCCACCCCCAATGATACCCCCGCCACCCCGGTCGCCGAGGCTGTCGCCGGCGGCGCGCTGTGGGACAACCCGCTGGGCACCGATGGTTTCGAGTTCGTGGAATACACGGCCGAGGACACCGAGGCCCTGGGCCGCCTGTTCGAGGGCATGGGCTTCACCAAGGTGGCCCGCCACCGCTCCAAGAACGTCGTGCTCTACCGCCAGAACGACATCAACTTCATCGTCAACGGTGAGAAGGACAGCCTGGCCCAGCGCTTCGCCACCGCCCACGGCCCCAGCGCCTGCGCCATGGCCTTCCGCGTGCAGGACGCCGCCCAGGCCCTGAAGCACGCCGTGGAACAGGGTGCGGTCGAGGTGAAGGGCACCAATGGCCCGATGGAACTGAACATCCCGGCCATCGAGGGCATCGGCGGCAGCCTGCTGTACCTGGTGGACCGCTACAACAGCCCCAACATCTACGACATCGACTTCGTGCCCATCGAGGGCGTGGACCAGCGCCCGGCCGGCGCCGGCCTGACGGTGATCGACCACCTGACCCATAACGTCCGCAAGGGCAACATGGATCCGATTTCTGATTTCTACGGCCGCATCTTCAACTTCCGCCAGATCCGCTACTTCGACATCACGGGCGAATACACCGGGCTGACCAGCCGGGCGCTGACCGCCCCGTGCGGCAAGATCCGCATCCCGATCAACGAGTCGAAGTCGGACGCCGGTTCCGACAAGCTGGACCAGATCCAGGAATTCATCGAGGCCTACAAGGGCGAAGGCATCCAGCATATCGCCCTGCTGACCGACGACATCATCGCCACCTGGGACAAGCTGAAGGCCGGCGGCGTGAAGTTCATGAGCCCGCCGCCCGACACCTATTACGAGATGCTGGAAGAGCGCCTGCCCGGCCATGGCCAGCCGGTGGATGAGTTGAAGAAGCGCGGCATCCTGCTGGACGGCAAGGACAACCGCTACCTGCTGCAGATCTTCACCGAGACCGCCATCGGCCCGATCTTCTTCGAGATCATCCAGCGCAAGGGCGACGAAGGCTTCGGCGAAGGCAACTTCCGCGCCCTGTTCGTCAGCATGGAACGCGACCAGATCCGCCGCGGCGTGCTGAAGGTCGCCGAGTAA
- a CDS encoding AbrB/MazE/SpoVT family DNA-binding domain-containing protein, with translation MRVTVKKWGNSASVRIPVAIMEAVGLEIDATVDIREDGNRIVIEPVAKDTDDLADLVAGITPENLHAEADFGPATGNEAL, from the coding sequence GTGCGTGTGACCGTGAAGAAATGGGGCAACAGCGCGTCCGTCCGCATCCCGGTGGCGATCATGGAGGCGGTGGGCCTGGAGATCGACGCCACGGTCGATATCCGCGAAGACGGCAACCGCATCGTGATCGAGCCCGTCGCCAAGGACACGGATGACCTGGCCGACCTGGTTGCCGGCATCACCCCGGAAAACCTTCATGCCGAGGCCGACTTCGGCCCAGCGACCGGCAATGAGGCCCTGTGA
- the mazF gene encoding endoribonuclease MazF gives MSYVPDAGDVVWLQFNPQAGHEQAGHRPAVVLSPASYNRRTGLMLCCPMTTQIKGYPFEVVLGPDRTQAVLADQVKSLDWQVRQAQFKGKIGAAELSEIRRKATALIGKP, from the coding sequence ATGAGCTACGTCCCGGACGCCGGGGACGTGGTGTGGCTGCAATTCAACCCGCAGGCGGGGCACGAACAGGCCGGCCACCGCCCGGCCGTGGTGCTGAGCCCGGCAAGCTATAACAGGCGAACGGGCCTGATGCTGTGTTGCCCGATGACGACGCAGATCAAAGGCTATCCCTTCGAGGTCGTGCTCGGCCCGGACAGGACCCAAGCCGTGTTGGCCGACCAGGTCAAAAGCCTGGATTGGCAGGTCCGGCAGGCGCAGTTCAAAGGAAAGATCGGCGCGGCGGAACTGTCCGAAATCCGCCGGAAGGCGACCGCCCTGATCGGCAAGCCGTGA
- a CDS encoding HigA family addiction module antitoxin — protein sequence MMARRERRPTAPGRILQAHYLEPRGISITKLAEATGLTRKHVSNIVNESANITPETAVRFSVALNTTPEFWMNLQNAVSIHDARAALKDVPIQELQLSA from the coding sequence ATGATGGCTAGACGCGAGCGTCGTCCGACCGCGCCGGGGCGTATTCTCCAGGCCCACTATCTGGAGCCCAGGGGAATTAGCATCACGAAATTGGCTGAAGCGACGGGGCTGACCCGGAAGCATGTCAGCAACATCGTGAATGAGAGTGCGAACATAACGCCAGAGACCGCGGTGCGGTTCTCCGTCGCGCTTAATACGACCCCCGAATTCTGGATGAACCTGCAGAATGCGGTGTCGATACATGACGCCCGGGCGGCACTAAAGGACGTACCGATCCAGGAGCTTCAGCTTTCGGCCTGA
- a CDS encoding type II toxin-antitoxin system RelE/ParE family toxin yields MTSGDAKSLGAAVITGFKSKGLQELFDTGRTAKIGPRYHSAAILILDHLDAATDLKDFTGVKDFHELSGDRRGTYSMHVNGNYCITFKWKPPEVFDVDFEDYH; encoded by the coding sequence GTGACTTCCGGTGATGCGAAATCGCTGGGTGCCGCTGTGATCACGGGCTTCAAGAGCAAAGGCCTGCAAGAGCTGTTCGACACAGGCAGAACGGCCAAGATCGGGCCCCGTTACCACAGCGCCGCCATTCTGATTTTAGATCACCTCGATGCCGCGACCGACCTGAAGGATTTCACTGGCGTGAAGGATTTCCATGAACTGTCAGGCGATAGGCGGGGAACCTACAGCATGCATGTGAATGGCAATTACTGCATTACGTTCAAGTGGAAGCCGCCAGAGGTCTTCGACGTCGATTTTGAGGACTATCACTGA
- a CDS encoding carbon-nitrogen hydrolase family protein, whose product MAGEAFTGTVRAAVLQMTAGPEIAANLDAAADLLRQARDQGAQLATLPENVARMVQGRDRVLAGAYAEEAHPALTRFRELAADTGLWLMTGTLACLTEDGRAANRCFVIDPAGQVLAHYDKLHMFDVELPNGERYRESATFRPGDTARVVDTPWGGLGLTVCYDLRFPHLFRALAKAGTRIITVPSAFTVPTGRAHWHVLLRARAIETGCWVLAPAQVGVHDGGRATYGHALIISPWGEVVADAGGEAPGVLVADLDLSKVDEARGMVPSLDHDRAFEGP is encoded by the coding sequence ATGGCGGGGGAAGCCTTCACCGGCACGGTGCGCGCGGCGGTCCTGCAAATGACCGCCGGGCCGGAGATCGCGGCCAACCTGGACGCGGCGGCCGACCTGCTGCGCCAGGCCCGGGACCAGGGCGCGCAACTGGCGACCCTGCCGGAAAACGTGGCCCGCATGGTCCAGGGCCGCGACCGCGTGCTGGCCGGCGCCTATGCCGAGGAAGCGCACCCGGCGCTCACCCGTTTCCGCGAACTGGCGGCCGACACCGGCCTGTGGCTGATGACCGGCACCCTGGCCTGCCTGACGGAGGACGGCCGCGCCGCCAACCGCTGCTTCGTCATCGACCCGGCGGGCCAGGTGCTGGCCCATTACGACAAGCTCCACATGTTCGATGTGGAACTGCCGAATGGGGAGCGGTACCGCGAAAGCGCCACCTTCCGCCCCGGTGACACCGCGCGCGTGGTGGACACGCCCTGGGGCGGCCTGGGCCTGACCGTCTGTTACGATCTGCGTTTCCCCCACCTGTTCCGCGCCCTGGCCAAGGCGGGCACCCGCATCATCACCGTGCCCTCGGCCTTCACCGTGCCCACGGGCCGCGCCCACTGGCACGTCCTGCTGCGCGCCCGCGCCATCGAGACCGGCTGCTGGGTCCTGGCCCCGGCGCAGGTGGGCGTCCACGACGGCGGCCGCGCCACCTATGGCCACGCCCTGATCATCAGCCCCTGGGGCGAGGTGGTGGCCGACGCCGGCGGCGAGGCGCCGGGCGTCCTGGTCGCCGACCTGGACCTGTCCAAGGTGGATGAGGCGCGCGGCATGGTGCCCAGCCTGGATCACGACCGGGCGTTCGAGGGGCCTTAA
- the grxC gene encoding glutaredoxin 3 encodes MPRVEIYSSPYCPYCHRAKRLLDAKGVAYEEIDVIANPGRKPEMIQRADGRTTVPQIFVDDEGLGGCDDIHALDRAGRLDAKLGLSAGAA; translated from the coding sequence ATGCCCCGCGTTGAAATCTACAGCAGCCCCTATTGCCCCTACTGCCACCGCGCCAAGCGGCTGCTGGATGCCAAAGGTGTGGCGTATGAGGAGATCGACGTCATCGCCAACCCCGGCCGCAAGCCGGAGATGATCCAGCGCGCCGACGGCCGCACCACCGTGCCGCAGATCTTCGTGGATGATGAAGGCCTGGGCGGTTGCGACGACATCCACGCCTTGGACCGCGCCGGCCGGCTGGATGCCAAGCTGGGCCTGTCCGCCGGCGCGGCCTGA
- a CDS encoding ComF family protein, with amino-acid sequence MLDLVLPPRCLGCGGTAGSAGALCGTCWRGLSFIAAPQCACCGRPFPHDMGPDALCAICVAAPPVFASLRAALLYDDASRPLILGFKHGDRTEATGLLAGWMARAGADMLADADVIVPVPLHRWRLFARRYNQAALLALRLGRLAGVRAVPDLLVRRRRTPTQGTLSREGRARNVAGAFALRPGRVVRDRRVVLVDDVYTTGSTVAECARVLLRAGAARVDVLTVARVLRAEPI; translated from the coding sequence ATGCTGGACCTGGTGCTGCCGCCACGTTGCCTGGGCTGTGGCGGCACGGCCGGCAGCGCCGGCGCGCTGTGCGGCACCTGCTGGCGCGGACTCAGTTTCATCGCCGCCCCCCAATGCGCCTGTTGCGGGCGCCCGTTCCCCCACGACATGGGGCCGGACGCCCTGTGCGCCATCTGCGTGGCGGCCCCGCCGGTGTTCGCCAGCTTGCGCGCCGCGCTGTTGTATGACGACGCCAGCCGCCCCCTGATCCTGGGTTTCAAGCATGGGGACAGGACGGAGGCCACGGGCCTGCTGGCCGGGTGGATGGCGCGGGCGGGGGCCGACATGCTGGCCGATGCCGACGTGATCGTGCCGGTGCCGCTGCACCGCTGGCGCCTGTTCGCCCGCCGCTACAACCAGGCGGCCCTGCTGGCCTTGCGTCTGGGCCGCCTGGCGGGGGTCAGGGCCGTGCCCGACCTGCTGGTGCGCCGCCGCCGCACGCCGACCCAGGGCACGCTGTCGCGTGAGGGACGGGCCCGCAACGTGGCCGGCGCCTTCGCGTTGAGGCCGGGGCGGGTGGTGCGGGATCGCCGGGTGGTGCTGGTGGACGATGTCTACACCACCGGATCCACGGTGGCGGAATGCGCCCGCGTCCTGCTGCGCGCCGGTGCGGCACGGGTGGATGTGCTGACCGTGGCCCGGGTGCTGCGGGCCGAACCGATTTAG
- a CDS encoding methyltransferase domain-containing protein, with the protein MSDADSMTVFDRRRVRAHRDRAAAGWDGFDFLKREVVTRLVDRLGDIKRDFRVALDLGCHGGEVAQALAAIPSIAHVVATDLSPRFAAEAAKRTPGLPTVAADEEFLPFAEGSFDLVVSALSLHWVNDLPGALIQIRRALKPDGLFLGAILGGETLFELRRSLMEAEMALLGGLSPRVSPMAEVRDAGALLQRAGFALPVVDSDMLTVSYPHAFRLIQDLRGMGETNAVRDARRAMSPSALFTNAAERYQYLYPDGEQGVAASFQVLYMAGWAPDASQQQPLRRGSAQLRLADALGTQEINPLRDRN; encoded by the coding sequence ATGAGCGACGCCGACAGCATGACCGTCTTCGACCGACGCCGTGTGCGGGCCCATCGGGACCGCGCCGCGGCCGGCTGGGACGGTTTCGATTTCCTGAAGCGGGAAGTGGTCACCCGGCTGGTGGACCGGCTGGGCGACATCAAGCGCGACTTCCGCGTGGCCCTGGATTTGGGCTGCCACGGCGGTGAGGTGGCACAGGCCCTGGCGGCCATCCCCAGCATCGCCCATGTGGTGGCGACCGACCTGTCCCCGCGCTTCGCGGCGGAGGCGGCAAAACGCACCCCCGGCCTGCCCACCGTGGCAGCGGATGAGGAATTCCTGCCCTTCGCGGAAGGCAGCTTCGACCTGGTGGTCAGCGCCCTCAGCCTGCATTGGGTGAACGACCTGCCCGGCGCCCTGATCCAGATCCGCCGGGCGCTGAAGCCCGACGGCCTGTTCCTGGGCGCCATCCTGGGCGGTGAGACGCTGTTCGAACTGCGCCGCAGCCTGATGGAGGCGGAGATGGCGCTGCTGGGCGGCCTGTCGCCCCGCGTCAGCCCCATGGCGGAGGTGCGCGACGCCGGCGCCCTGCTGCAACGCGCCGGTTTCGCCCTGCCGGTGGTGGACAGCGACATGCTGACCGTCAGCTATCCCCACGCCTTCCGCCTGATCCAGGACCTGCGCGGCATGGGCGAGACCAACGCCGTGCGCGACGCCCGCCGCGCCATGAGCCCCAGCGCCCTGTTCACCAACGCGGCCGAACGCTACCAGTACCTGTACCCCGACGGCGAACAGGGTGTCGCCGCCAGTTTCCAGGTGCTGTACATGGCCGGCTGGGCGCCCGACGCCAGCCAGCAGCAGCCCCTGCGCCGGGGCAGCGCCCAGTTGCGCCTGGCCGATGCCCTGGGCACGCAAGAGATCAACCCGCTGCGCGACAGGAATTGA